The genomic DNA TGATCTTGCTCTAGAAGGTATGATCCTATTTCTTACAAAACAGAAAGAATTGTGCCTAAGAGATTATAATATAGGCTACCCTGCTGAGAAATGACTAATCTATATCCTTAGATAaccaaaaaaagtaaagacTGAACTGTTTTCTCTCCATAGTCTATGTCCTTATCGAAGATATCGACATTGCCTGTGACACAACTCAAATTGATTGCAGACTGATGGGTTCTTTAGAACTAGTGTTCCTAATGTATATGCGGTGGGCGATGTTGCTACTTTCCCATTGAAGTTGTACAATGAAATCAGGAGAGTTGAACATGTGGACCATGCTCGTAAATCAGCCGAGCAGGCTGTAAAGGTACAATAACATTCTCCTTTTTATTCTCTTTTTAGTATAAATGTTCGACCGTTCCTACCTTCAACTTTGTAGATATATTATGCTTGATTCACCTAGGTTTTGATTATGTGATGCCTGTGCAGGCCATCAAGGCGAGTGAGGAAGGGAAATCTACTGAGGAGTATGATTACCTTCCCTACTTCTACTCCCGCTCGTTTGACCTCTCATGGCAGTTCTATGGTGACAATGTTGGAGACACTATCCTTTTCGGGGACAACAATCCAACTCTACCCAAGGCTAAGTTCGGATCCTACTGGATCAAGGACGGTAAGGTCGTGGGAGTTTTCCTTGAGAGTGGGACTCCAGAAGAGAACAAGGCGATTGCCAAAGTTGCAAGGGTCCAGCCTCCTGTTGAGAGCCTGGAACAGTTGAAAGCTGAAGGCCTCGCCTTTGCCAGCAAGATCTGAACCTCGGGGAGTTGCATGGAATCACCGTTTGTGTCCATACAAGCTCAATACTAAGTAATAAGAAGAGTGATTCTAGCTTTGCATTGGCTGTTCGCTTGTTTAGATTGTCACTTCTTTCAAGTAAATTCTGGCACTCGGTTTTGTAAGTTGCTCTGCCGATAACTATTTATTGTTAATTGCTAATCCACGAGATGCAATCATAAGCTTTTGGTCTAGTATTCCCAGATGACACCACTCAAATAGGGCCAAGTTGATTTCCAAAAGGGAAATAACTGCAACTGCATCGCGCACCAGAATGATGTGAACTTGACATTTCCGTATCTGGAGCTGTCAGGGGATGACATGAGAACGCCATTGCATGATGCTGGAATTGTATGACACCGCATCGGGCAGTGTAATCTCCAAGCTAAATCAAACCAGCCGTGGAGTGTAACTAGCAAACTTCCAACTCAAGTCATATCAACTCAATGACGCACTTCATAAAAAGGGAAGCTTAGTGTGTGATTTTGAAGTTaagttaaattattttaattgagttgtaatgattgtattgttgaattatgagaaaaaaatatgaaaaagaaataaataattaagaaaaaataatgattgtattgttgaattgtaaaaaaaataatagatagttgagagaatttagtattaaaaattgaattaaatgattaaaaaattaaagaaaaagaaaaaaataataattgtattattgatttttattgagtggtgaatagaattaaaattagagttCAAATTTTGATTGCAAAACCAAATGGGTTGTTAACATTTTTCAAATCAGAGTTATTCCCGTAGCTACTCAGCCGTTGCTTACTGCAGAAAGTGCGGGAATCATAtgacatgcatcatgcagtgTAATTTCCAAGCCAAATTAAATCAATGAATGTGCAGTGTAACTAACAAACTTCCAAcccaaatcaaatcaatgacgcTCCGGATAGAAAGGAAGCTTTGTATTCCAAATAGAACATTCTATGTGGGAGCATTTTCAATCAGAGTCATTTCCATTGCTACTCAAAGGAAGTTCTCACCAAATTGCCAAAATCTGCATACTTCTAGGGAACAAAAATATGTTAAGCAACCCATTGATTCAAACATGACATGAAGCAGACCGCCCGCTTAATCGAACAAGCTGAAACCCATATCCTGCAtttgacaaaagaaaaatccaagTTAACATCTATGAGGCCATGTAAGGTACTATATATGCCAAGGAGAACCCTacggaagaaaagaaaatgcttTCTAGCTCGACAAGAAAGAGGCATTACTAGCcagataataaataataagagGCCAAAATAAATCGAAGAACAATGTAAACTCACATCGTCTGATTCTTCTTTCTCCTCAactttctcttccttcttcggTTCAGCTGCACCAGATGCAGCAGCTGGGGACCCACCTGCAGCTGCTGCAACAGCAACTGCACCACCACCGCCACCACAAGGCACTGAGGCGAGTTTCTCCCTCCCAGCAGCAATGAGTTCCGTGATATCTTTACCCTTCACTTCAGATAGAAGTAGTTCGATCCTGTCATCATCAGCCTCAGCCCCAACTGCAAACATGAGCAGAGTCAGTGGAAGACACAACACATTTTCCTGGACGAACAATCATCCAATATTAAACGGGCAAAAAACGCCAATTCCCAGCCTTACTTAATAGCTTCAGGCTGCAATTACACTAATGCGAAAACAAACCAAGCAATGCCTAGTCGATACAAAACAGCAGTAGAAAATCTCAATTACTGTTTATCAAGCGGAGCAGAAACAACCAGGCTGTCCCGAGTACAGCATTCCCAATAGAGCAATTCCTCAGGACAAGTTTTAGTTATCGGTTTCGGGATCACTAACAATGAACTGCATCATGTTCACGGACAAGGCTACCGGTAACTTCGGAAGCTAACCACAAAAGTCAAACACAAAGGAAAGGTAATTGTACAATGCAGGAACAAACGGAGGAGAAGAATTACCAGAGCCGAGGATGCCCTTCAGATCATCAGCCGAAGGAGTGGTGTTCCCTCCCAAAACGGCCAACAGATAAGCAGCTACCACCTTCATCTCTGTCTGAGAACACAAAAGCCCAAGAATCAGAAATGCAATGTCTTCCGAGTACACGATATTTGCGTTTATTGTGATGAAAGTCGTAGCATTTGATACCTATAACCACGAGCTCGACAATGAACAAGCACTGCAGATCTGAGCTGACTGACTGCCGGGAAGAAATCGCCGACTAAGTGAAGATCCGGAGAAACAAGACTACTTAGGGTTTATGCCGCATATATACCTCAGCTCTCTAGGGTTTCAGTCCAGATCAGATCTCCATTTTCGGACTCCGAAAGCTCTGTGGACGAACTCTGGCCTCTGCATGGATTGGGCTTCATGGTGGGCCTCGTGGTTTTGGGCCTAACTACGTTTCATTCCCCTCCTCGACCAAatgtttcttcctttttttttttttttttaacctcaAAAGAATGAGATCCTTAATTCAATACTCATTTTCGAGTTTGCTATATTTATTTGCACAAGGGACATCAGCGCTATATTAGTTGCAAATTGCCTTTAGAGTGTTTGCCTTCGAATGACTgtagaaagagaaaaaagaaactcgAGGTTTTCACCGCAAGCAGCAAGACAAATTTTGGCAACTAAACGAATTAATACTCATGATAAcaattaaatgaattatttgattctaaaatcagaAAGATTATCTAAATAGTCGTGAAGTTACTATATATAAGTCGATCTATATCGATGAAAAGATTTTTCGGTAGGTATATGGATGAAAAAGTTAATCGCGGactaacaaataaaatccgaACCTCAGCAGCAGTGTATCATGCATATATGATAGTAGATTAATCCTTTATCCAATGACATATTTATCAACTcaaaaatactaaattctcctAACTGGTCTGCCTAAAAACCCCCAAATTCAAAATCACACTTTCATCTATTGAATAGTTATTGATATTATGCAAACTATAGCACATACCATCGtgaatcaaattttttttttgttacaaaaaagGCCCGATAcctagtataataaaaaataaatcttaaATGACTAATAAAAGAGTAAGGGTAGTTCTACTAAATATCGTcagtgaaattttaaattaattattgagaaGATATATAACAACACCTTTATTGAGTTATTCTCCACTTTTTCATAGTAAcagtaataatatatacgcCCTCTTCtcatggaattttttttttgcgccTGTTAAGTCTTTGTTTTGTCTTCTCATCCCATGCATGGATTTCCCGGTGTATGTATGTGTTTTTTTGTCCGTATCCTCGTTGGATTGCATGCATATGAAATATACACACTTTgacctttttccttcttcttttttttttcctaaaaagGAAATTGATATTAATCACCTGCTTGATCCATTATCGTATTTGGTTGGCCGTGGCGACCTGAAGTTTGATccaattttgtttttgttttctgtTGATATTTAAATGTCGtgtggaaaaataaaatcataaatttatgAGAGTGGGTATCACAATCTATTAATTTGACTTTTTGCATTGAAAATCGATTCAATAATTTATAAGTCcagtaaaaaatttatataatatctaaGCGAGCTATACTTTTATACTCTCATGCGGGATCACATCATACCTAATACCAAGGCAACCAAAGTACGGCTCGTCTTAGTTGAAGGCCCTATGGACTCGTTGCTAGTTCATCTAGTTTAAAAAAATCTGAAGGCGGTATTCATAGTTGGTTTCTCTTTCTCATGCGAGTACGAAAGAAAATGTCGAGTTTGTGGCTAGTTTTCGAGGGCGGGTATCTAAATCTAGGAAGTATGTGAAGGTGAAATGTCAAGTCGCACGATATCACTTCAAGGCAAATCTAGAGAGTTATATcctatagaaaaaaataaaagaaaaaatcacaaatttataaaagattCGGAcagtttttaaattaataatcaattcaaTAACTTATACGTCAAGaagattttttatattttcggcGTACAGACAGGACAAATCCAAAATAGAGAATAGTAGTGATTGATGCTTTTATTTAtgtctttttctatttttcatttttctattattttggTGATTAATATGGCTCACGCAATTTTGTCCACATGCCCCATACGGCCGTGACATGTAAACTAAATCTTCCCTATTTATTTGCCACGAGAAGCATGTCTGggaataattttatttttccatggAGAACGAGGCCGCTACATAAGGGGGGCAAAAAACCAAGGAAATGAAAGGAAATTATAGAAATACAAAGTTCGCCGTTCATTTGTAACATCAATCGTCATTTTTAAGAGTTATCAGGCAATACAATTTGTAAtgaactttaatttttcatttaatttctttaccTGTAAAATTATGCATCATTTTCActactaaataaaaaagagaaaactatcaaattGATCATGAGGTTGTCAAAAACCTCTGATATGATACATGAGAATTTTTTGCCTTCTATCGAATATATCAAGTTCTATTCCGTCTATCAAATTTACTCATCGTTAAGTTGCTTAGACGGAATTGTGACATGAAATCCCATGCGGCTTTAACGGCACGAGGTAAACAATaaggggccgtttggattcagagttaaagttactttgattttgattttgattttgattgtggaaaaggacaaataagatgtgattataaatttgacttgggaaacgtatgtttctgttgtgtagtgtgttgagttaaagttaaagttaaaatttttgaattgggaaatatgtatttttgttgtgtagtgtgttgagttaaagttaaagttaaagttaaaatcagttaactctcaatccaaacggggcctaaaattttaaaaagctgAGATAACGATGTTTGTTTCTCTATATCCCCAAAATTCCCAAAAAAGTGAGAGTAGAATCCTAAATCCGAAATTGAAGCCAATTGCATCAACGATTTGGGGCTTCGATTTTGTGATTGCAAGGTCAATAATATCAATCCTTACCTCGTCTTTGCAATTTCATTGTCGCAATTGCATTGTGAGGTCATTGCAGAAGAATATGTGGCCTTATTTTGTATAGATTGTAGAAGACTTTTCTGCCCTATTTGATTGCAGTATAGCCAATGTTCATTGCAGGAGAATAGCTTGTGTGTTGGCAGACTCAAGGGTAGTCTAATTGGTGGAATCACTGGGGTTGGATTGACCAAATTCCCTCGACTTCAACTCAGAGTGCAAGAGCATTAATCAATCATTGGAACAAAGAATTAAATGGtaattgaagaggaagaatgCAAAATAAACTGAGGCATGTGTGTCGGATTTCGAGCAAAATGGTTGTCGTGTtggttttgttgtggaaaaagaaaGGGTGTAAGTTTGGTTAATTTGATACATTgtgacaatgtgtttgttatgtAGCATTATATGAGAGGTTAATACTTGGTTTTTGTTTTATCGTAGTGAGAATTTGATGCACCTGCTCATAATGTTAAAGACTTCTATGAAGGTGATTGTAATCAAGCAAATAAGAACGGAAAAATTACATCTTCGTTGCACTTGAAATTGACTTTGTCACTATTTACTATAACCCAAAACCAAAAGATAGAAAAATGTCACAAAAAATCCTGAAAGAGGAATGAACTGAAATAATCATAGTAAAACATATAGAGATTGTTGCCCCAGCCATCTAGACAGAAACCGGTAGACAAAATGCCACCAAAAGCAAGTCACAAAACACTGAGTATGTTCATGAGTAGACATTCTACATTTGTATACCAACTATTTTGGAAGTGTTCATAAATAGACATTCTACTACCCTACACCAACCATCCAAAGAATGTTCATAAGTAGACATTCTACTAACCTGCACCAACCATATTCTATCAGTCATTCTCTCAAAAAACAAGTTATAAAGTTTACCAAATCTTCCTAAGTTAACATTTTACTGCCTGGGTTTCGTAGTTGGGACATTGGAGGATTgttgaaatataaaaacttGGTTGCTTGTCCCTGTCCCAATCTGAGTGTTCTATTGCTGCTTGACCATCCTGCTAGCGTTTAGATTTGTTGCAACCAATACATCAGTAGTGATACATGGTTTTCCTCTAAGTTGACCAGGAGGTACCGGAATAAGTAATGGAGGGATTTAAATATGTGCCTCCGCTAGGGAAGTATGAAAACCTAGAGGATATGACATTTGCTCATTTCCTTGCacaaaaataagtaaaatgtTTATAGGTATATCTTTTATTAAACTCCATATGATAGAAGATAATGTACATGCCTTATCATGTTCAACTTGGGTTGctaacttaatttttattctttgaGAGGTTGCACGAGCAGATCCACGCTTTCTGTTTCTTTGCACACATGTTACAAGCATAACCACATTACATTACAAGCCCAAACAGCTATAAGATGTAAACTCAAATACACCAAAATGCAAAATTACCTTTATATGGGCCTGATTATGTGGGGCTTCACATGCAGAAGACATTGGGCCAGATCCATCCATTGTGTCTGGAACTAGGTTTAGGCGTGAACATGAAGTTGCTGCAATACTTACAGCATTAGAGCTGGGTCCACTTGTCTTTGCCTTATTTCCCTACAATAAATCACTACAATATCCATAAGGCAAGCTttatattacaaataaaagACCCATACAACTTACAGATCCAATACTTGTACCTtttgcttccttgagcttgcaataacataattttttGACTCAGTTGTTATGcctttacaagtcctttcatTATGCTTCTCACCACCACACTAGGAACAAGTTAGATCCTTCACCTTTCTCTTTGCTTTAAAGGGGTTTTCTAACGtatcatttttcttgtttcttttcttctttggtCTACCACCATCCCTACAAAAAGCTAGAGGCAAGATAGATTCCTGACCAGTTTTCTCCCATTGTTTTTCACCTCTTACTAGTCCTATAAATGGTTGATATACCTCCTGTCAAGTTTGCTTAGAGTAATAACGATGGACAAACTTCTCAGGGTCTTTTTTGATGTAGCGCATACAAGCAACTGGATGTTGACATGGGATCCCACATAAATCTCACTCCCTATATGAGCATCAACACTCCTTCAAATGAATAGCATACTGCTCATTGGACTCGTTCATGTGAATGACTTAGAATTGTGCACCATCTGCATCTCCAGCCCACACCGCAATCAAGAAGTTATTGTCCTTCTTAGACACCTCCAACTTGCTTTGAGTAGCCGGTGTAATGAGCTCGTTATACTTTGCAATCTTCTTTCTACTATCATTCATCTTTCTCATCAAGTATTGTCTTATTTCTTGCAACATAGGAATGATTGGCTTACCTCGATAATTGACTATAGTGACATTGAACCGTTCCGCCATATTGTTCAACAAAGCCTGATTCTTCGTGAATATGGTGAATGTTGCCTTTGTCCATGTCCATATGGCTATTTTTTAAGTAGGCCCAGGCTACTTCATTAATTAACTTCAACTATGCCAAGTTCTTCTCAAACTCTGTCATTATATTAGATCTTGCACATACCACAACTTGTTCCTAAGATCCACATTCCTCCACTTGTTATACGCATATGCTTCAAGGCGCTTTACACAAATCCCGTGCTTGGTTCTAGATGTTATCTCCTCCATTGCAGCATGAAGACtccaaagaaaaggaaaaacaatcTTTTAGATATACATAA from Punica granatum isolate Tunisia-2019 chromosome 2, ASM765513v2, whole genome shotgun sequence includes the following:
- the LOC116194442 gene encoding 60S acidic ribosomal protein P2A-like produces the protein MKVVAAYLLAVLGGNTTPSADDLKGILGSVGAEADDDRIELLLSEVKGKDITELIAAGREKLASVPCGGGGGAVAVAAAAGGSPAAASGAAEPKKEEKVEEKEESDDDMGFSLFD